The following are from one region of the Deinococcus betulae genome:
- a CDS encoding restriction endonuclease — translation MARRKTQKPAEDHPAHWIMGVVLSFIAFIALPDLRPLTGLIFLGALIGLPFSLYAHKRRRARTLALSDLRALTHRELELHVAQVIDALPGWSARANRGTSDQGADVIATAPGGVKVAVQVKHYTNKLGNKAVQEVVASKAIYGCAHAVVFTSGPGYTKAAVELAGANKVPLWTAPDLFRLQEAARIGKGMPRDLLPHAGDWLG, via the coding sequence GTGGCCCGCCGTAAAACACAGAAGCCCGCTGAGGACCATCCCGCCCACTGGATCATGGGGGTGGTTCTCTCTTTCATTGCCTTTATTGCCCTGCCTGACCTTCGCCCATTGACTGGGCTCATCTTTCTCGGGGCGCTGATCGGTCTTCCTTTCTCTCTGTACGCCCATAAGCGCAGGCGAGCACGTACCCTGGCCCTCAGTGACCTGCGCGCGCTCACCCACCGCGAGCTGGAGTTGCATGTCGCGCAAGTCATTGACGCCCTGCCCGGCTGGAGCGCCCGTGCCAATCGCGGTACCAGTGACCAGGGCGCCGACGTGATCGCCACCGCGCCCGGCGGCGTCAAAGTGGCGGTGCAGGTCAAGCACTACACCAACAAGCTCGGCAACAAGGCCGTGCAAGAAGTCGTGGCCAGCAAGGCTATTTACGGCTGCGCACATGCGGTCGTGTTCACTAGTGGGCCGGGCTACACTAAGGCCGCTGTCGAGCTCGCCGGGGCCAACAAGGTTCCCTTATGGACCGCTCCCGACCTCTTCCGCTTGCAAGAGGCCGCCAGGATTGGCAAGGGCATGCCCCGTGACCTGCTGCCCCACGCGGGCGACTGGCTCGGCTAA
- a CDS encoding glutamate ligase domain-containing protein, producing the protein MSERPPTAPDYAWLYARTRAGRARGPEGARALLDRLGRPDRAFTSVRVVGTNGKGSTCAMLEAGLLAAGVRTGRFTSPHLHAYEERIRLGGVNLPPERTAAFITWAQTHTPDAAFFDLTLALACQAFAEGGVEVAVMEAGVGGQSDATQVLEHVSAVALTNVGLDHTATLGETVAAIALDKAGAAQPGVPLLTTAEGEALAVIREVAQEQGAPLLTPATYPALFSLPRPPALAGAHQLQNAALAAATLRTLGFDSGVEAALTAAHPARLERLRVQGKTVLLDGAHNPHATQALALAVPAADVLLFGGLARKDTAATLAPLLAVAPVRVFTAPGDLAAPPAELATLYGGEADLDPTRALARALALTPAGGTLLVAGSLYLAGTVRGLLAPDLA; encoded by the coding sequence GTGTCCGAGCGTCCCCCTACTGCCCCTGACTACGCCTGGCTGTATGCCCGCACCCGCGCGGGCCGGGCTCGTGGCCCAGAAGGCGCGCGGGCGCTGCTGGACCGCCTGGGCCGACCCGACCGCGCCTTTACCAGCGTGCGCGTGGTAGGCACCAACGGCAAGGGCAGCACCTGCGCCATGCTGGAAGCCGGCCTGCTGGCCGCCGGGGTCCGCACAGGCCGCTTTACCAGCCCGCACCTTCACGCCTACGAGGAACGAATTCGGCTGGGCGGTGTGAACCTGCCGCCAGAGCGCACCGCCGCCTTTATTACCTGGGCACAGACCCACACCCCGGACGCCGCTTTTTTCGACCTGACGCTGGCCCTGGCCTGTCAGGCCTTTGCGGAGGGCGGGGTGGAGGTGGCGGTCATGGAGGCAGGCGTCGGTGGCCAGAGCGACGCCACGCAGGTCCTGGAGCACGTCTCGGCCGTGGCCCTAACCAATGTGGGGCTCGACCACACCGCCACCCTGGGCGAGACGGTGGCGGCCATCGCCCTCGACAAAGCCGGGGCCGCGCAGCCGGGCGTGCCGCTGCTGACGACGGCCGAAGGCGAGGCGCTGGCAGTTATTAGGGAGGTCGCCCAGGAACAGGGGGCGCCACTGCTGACCCCTGCCACCTACCCGGCCCTGTTTTCCCTGCCGCGTCCTCCAGCCCTGGCCGGCGCACATCAGCTTCAGAATGCGGCCCTGGCAGCCGCAACCCTGCGCACGCTGGGCTTTGACTCAGGGGTTGAGGCGGCGCTGACGGCCGCCCACCCAGCCCGGCTGGAACGCCTGAGGGTGCAGGGCAAGACCGTGTTGCTGGACGGCGCGCACAACCCCCACGCCACCCAGGCGCTGGCGCTGGCCGTGCCGGCGGCCGACGTGCTGCTCTTTGGCGGCTTGGCCCGCAAAGACACGGCGGCCACCCTGGCCCCGCTCCTGGCGGTGGCCCCGGTGCGGGTGTTCACCGCACCTGGCGACCTGGCCGCACCGCCCGCCGAACTGGCCACCCTGTACGGCGGCGAGGCTGATCTGGACCCAACGCGCGCCCTGGCCCGTGCGCTGGCCCTCACTCCGGCGGGCGGCACCCTGCTGGTGGCGGGCAGTCTGTACCTGGCGGGGACGGTGCGGGGCCTGCTGGCGCCAGATTTGGCTTGA
- the purE gene encoding 5-(carboxyamino)imidazole ribonucleotide mutase has protein sequence MGVVMGSRSDFETMQGALDLLGDLGVPYEVRVLSAHRTPALLPTYGARAERLNLACIIAGAGGAAHLPGMLAAFTRVPVLGVPVQSRALSGQDSLLSIVQMPAGVPVATFAIGAAGAKNAALFAAALLATTDEAVRARLDAFRAAQTQAVLDHPFFDGHPQAGTA, from the coding sequence GTGGGCGTCGTGATGGGAAGCCGCAGCGATTTCGAGACCATGCAGGGCGCGCTGGACCTGCTGGGAGACCTGGGCGTGCCCTACGAGGTGCGGGTGCTGTCGGCGCACCGCACGCCGGCGCTGCTGCCCACCTACGGCGCGCGGGCCGAGCGTCTGAACCTGGCCTGCATCATTGCCGGGGCGGGCGGCGCGGCGCACCTGCCAGGAATGCTGGCGGCCTTTACGCGCGTGCCGGTGCTGGGTGTGCCGGTGCAGTCGCGCGCCCTGAGCGGTCAGGACAGCCTGCTGAGCATCGTGCAGATGCCCGCCGGGGTGCCGGTGGCCACCTTTGCCATCGGGGCGGCGGGGGCAAAAAACGCCGCGCTGTTTGCCGCGGCCCTGCTGGCCACCACCGACGAGGCCGTGCGCGCCCGGCTGGACGCCTTCCGGGCCGCCCAGACCCAGGCGGTGCTGGACCACCCTTTCTTTGATGGTCACCCCCAGGCGGGCACAGCATGA
- the purK gene encoding 5-(carboxyamino)imidazole ribonucleotide synthase: MSRASQPSLGILGGGQLAQMLALAALPLGVRVTVLEPDPEAPARLCAAHLRAPYTDPAALEQLAACDAVTLEFENVPVPALSALHGRVPVRPGAEVLARSKHRVREKEALRAARAETAPFVAIETAADLEGALDQVGGQGILKTSELGYDGKGQARVTTTEGLRAAWTELGGVPCVLEGLVPFERELSLAVARAPSGQVACGPLVENVHRAGILRSSVFPAHVPAGTEARARSLAAAVAEAWGLEGLLTLEFFQVAGGDLLVNEVAPRVHNSGHLTQNGGASSQFEAQVRAVLDWPLSDWRPLHPCAMVNVVGATDPDGQPLHPDWAGIDALDGTHVHLYHKAWRAGRKLGHVNLTAPDEETLQARLAELLTLIP; encoded by the coding sequence ATGAGCCGCGCTTCACAGCCCTCGCTGGGGATTCTGGGCGGCGGGCAACTGGCCCAGATGCTGGCGCTGGCGGCCCTGCCGCTGGGCGTGCGCGTGACGGTGCTGGAACCGGATCCCGAGGCTCCGGCCCGGCTGTGTGCCGCGCACCTGCGGGCCCCCTACACCGACCCCGCCGCCCTGGAGCAGCTGGCCGCCTGCGACGCCGTCACGCTGGAATTCGAGAATGTGCCGGTGCCGGCCCTCAGCGCCCTGCATGGCCGGGTGCCGGTGCGACCCGGCGCCGAGGTGCTGGCGCGTAGCAAGCACCGCGTCCGGGAGAAAGAAGCCTTGCGCGCGGCAAGGGCCGAGACCGCGCCCTTTGTTGCCATTGAAACGGCCGCCGACCTGGAGGGCGCCCTGGACCAGGTGGGCGGTCAGGGCATCCTTAAAACCAGTGAACTGGGCTATGACGGGAAGGGCCAGGCCCGCGTGACCACCACTGAGGGCCTACGCGCCGCCTGGACGGAACTGGGCGGCGTGCCCTGCGTGCTGGAGGGCCTGGTGCCTTTCGAGCGGGAACTCAGTCTGGCGGTGGCGCGCGCTCCCTCGGGTCAGGTGGCCTGCGGGCCGCTGGTGGAAAATGTGCACCGGGCGGGCATCCTGAGAAGCAGCGTCTTTCCGGCCCACGTGCCGGCGGGCACCGAGGCCCGCGCCCGGTCGCTGGCCGCCGCTGTGGCGGAAGCCTGGGGGCTGGAGGGGCTGCTGACCCTTGAGTTTTTTCAGGTGGCGGGCGGCGATCTGCTGGTCAACGAGGTGGCCCCCAGGGTGCACAACAGTGGTCACCTCACCCAGAACGGCGGCGCCTCCAGTCAATTTGAGGCCCAGGTGCGCGCCGTGCTGGACTGGCCGCTCAGCGACTGGCGCCCCCTGCACCCCTGCGCCATGGTCAACGTGGTGGGCGCAACTGACCCGGACGGTCAGCCGCTGCACCCTGACTGGGCCGGGATTGACGCGCTAGACGGCACCCATGTTCATCTGTACCACAAGGCGTGGCGCGCCGGGCGCAAGCTAGGTCACGTCAACCTGACGGCGCCAGATGAGGAAACGTTGCAGGCCCGCCTGGCCGAACTGCTGACGCTCATTCCGTAA
- a CDS encoding CobW family GTP-binding protein, whose amino-acid sequence MTVLSSHSSLSSSVPITVLCGFLGAGKTMLLNHLLTQTRGRKIAVIVNEFGAVNIDADLVVKTDEGTIELSNGCICCTLRGDLLYAVADLVNTRELDHILIESTGIGEPLPIAQTFCLTPEELDLAPEDGQPELPNLIGRVHVDAMVTVVDSAQFFTLWNRPDAIPGDDQERGFGELLAEQLEFADLVVLNKLDLAAPGDVAALRGLLRLSNPRARVLDAVRGQVSAEDILGVGLFDFDTASQLDAWMAELEKVHTPESETYGLGTHIYRSEQPFDPVRFTAALTSGLPRNVIRSKGWVNLGDGAATLWNHTGRQLALEQAGEWLSPDQAFSEIVFIGRDLDGAALDALLSAAVQHP is encoded by the coding sequence ATGACTGTGCTTTCTTCTCACTCGTCCCTGTCGTCCTCTGTCCCCATCACCGTGCTGTGCGGGTTTCTGGGGGCAGGGAAGACCATGCTGCTCAATCACCTGCTGACCCAGACCAGGGGCCGGAAAATTGCCGTGATTGTCAATGAATTTGGCGCCGTGAACATTGACGCCGATCTGGTGGTCAAGACCGATGAGGGCACCATTGAGCTGTCCAACGGCTGCATCTGCTGCACGCTACGCGGCGACCTGCTTTACGCCGTGGCTGATCTGGTCAACACGCGCGAACTGGACCACATCCTGATTGAGTCCACCGGGATTGGCGAGCCGCTGCCGATTGCCCAGACCTTCTGCCTCACCCCTGAGGAACTGGACCTGGCACCGGAAGACGGCCAGCCAGAGCTGCCCAACCTCATTGGCCGGGTGCATGTGGACGCGATGGTCACGGTGGTGGACAGCGCCCAGTTCTTCACGCTCTGGAACCGGCCCGACGCCATTCCCGGTGACGACCAGGAGCGGGGCTTTGGCGAACTGCTGGCCGAGCAGCTGGAGTTTGCCGACCTGGTGGTCCTGAACAAACTGGACCTGGCGGCGCCGGGCGATGTGGCGGCGCTGCGCGGGCTCCTGCGGCTTTCCAATCCGCGCGCCCGCGTGCTGGACGCCGTGCGGGGTCAGGTGTCGGCCGAGGACATTCTGGGGGTGGGGCTCTTTGACTTTGACACCGCCAGTCAGCTGGACGCCTGGATGGCCGAACTGGAGAAGGTGCACACGCCCGAGTCCGAGACCTACGGCCTGGGCACCCATATCTACCGCAGCGAGCAGCCCTTTGACCCCGTGCGCTTCACCGCTGCCCTGACCAGCGGCCTGCCGCGCAACGTCATTCGCTCGAAAGGCTGGGTCAACCTGGGGGACGGCGCGGCAACCCTCTGGAACCACACGGGGCGGCAGCTGGCGCTGGAACAGGCCGGCGAGTGGCTCTCGCCGGACCAGGCCTTCAGCGAGATCGTCTTTATTGGCCGTGATCTGGACGGCGCCGCTCTGGACGCCCTCCTGAGCGCCGCGGTGCAGCACCCATGA
- a CDS encoding metal ABC transporter substrate-binding protein, whose product MRRGAAATALLAALSVASAAPLKVTVSFQPLYDVVARVAGDAAQVERAVPVGASPHSFDPTVRDIARLKTADVVIMAGLGADDWLEWYVRASGSRAAVVKLGDTLPFPRLRAGRATDPHWWLDAGLMAQAAVAVGGALAQADPAHAAAYRLGAEQEARCLTGLHAELERTLAPVRGGALLTFHNAFGYFARAYGLRVVGTLAPLQGLEPSAQTMAQAVKTIRVLGVKAVFAEPQLPAGPARAVAAEAGVPLYVLDPEGSAQTPGYAEMMRRNRDTLLLALK is encoded by the coding sequence ATGAGGCGCGGAGCGGCGGCGACAGCGTTGCTGGCGGCCCTGTCAGTCGCCAGCGCCGCGCCGCTGAAGGTCACCGTGTCTTTTCAGCCGCTGTACGACGTGGTCGCGCGCGTCGCCGGAGACGCCGCCCAGGTGGAGCGCGCCGTGCCAGTGGGGGCCAGTCCGCACAGTTTTGACCCCACGGTGCGCGACATTGCCCGCCTGAAAACCGCCGATGTGGTCATCATGGCCGGGCTGGGCGCCGACGACTGGCTGGAGTGGTATGTGCGGGCCAGCGGCAGCCGCGCCGCTGTGGTCAAGCTGGGCGACACCCTGCCGTTTCCCCGGCTGCGCGCCGGCCGGGCCACCGACCCCCACTGGTGGCTGGACGCCGGCCTGATGGCGCAGGCGGCTGTGGCCGTGGGCGGCGCCCTGGCTCAGGCTGATCCTGCCCACGCCGCTGCCTACCGCCTGGGCGCCGAGCAGGAAGCGCGCTGCCTGACGGGGCTGCACGCCGAACTTGAGCGCACGCTGGCCCCGGTGCGCGGCGGCGCGCTGCTGACCTTTCATAACGCCTTCGGGTACTTTGCCCGCGCCTACGGCCTGCGGGTGGTCGGCACCCTGGCCCCGCTGCAAGGGCTGGAACCCAGCGCCCAGACGATGGCTCAGGCGGTCAAGACCATTCGTGTCCTAGGGGTAAAGGCCGTCTTTGCCGAGCCGCAGCTGCCCGCTGGCCCTGCCCGCGCCGTCGCCGCCGAAGCGGGCGTGCCTCTCTATGTGCTGGACCCCGAAGGCAGCGCCCAGACACCGGGCTACGCCGAGATGATGCGCCGCAACCGCGACACCCTCCTGCTGGCTCTGAAATAG
- a CDS encoding LysM peptidoglycan-binding domain-containing protein — MGKQLVGGRRSLWALGAALALALGAADARTYTVQAGDTLYAVARRMGTSVETLQRLNSLSGAALRPGQVLQLPAASGAGQATAPQVTAAPPAARAAAIPAVAAPLPGSPRPDPAQVTGPRAWTAAPPATVVSFIGWALTDLGLPVGDEAPIRTYLPGLSFSYQTYNNCGPSALSSVLGFYRVKIGQDVIQRTARPGGGYMQISAIAPELSKFGLNTLTVRQARLSQVKRLLALGIPVIVLQWFERTGQVPHFRVVRGYDDQAGLVWVSDSMVGPLAYMSYRSFDVLWNTQGRQMFPVYPKGYDALVRRLVGHS, encoded by the coding sequence ATGGGAAAACAGCTGGTTGGTGGGCGCCGGTCCCTGTGGGCTCTGGGCGCCGCGTTGGCCCTCGCACTGGGCGCGGCAGATGCCCGCACCTACACCGTGCAGGCCGGGGACACCCTGTACGCCGTGGCGCGGCGCATGGGTACGTCGGTCGAGACGTTGCAGCGCCTGAACAGCCTAAGTGGCGCGGCGTTGCGGCCAGGGCAGGTGCTTCAGCTGCCAGCGGCGTCGGGCGCGGGCCAGGCGACTGCGCCGCAAGTCACCGCCGCCCCGCCGGCGGCGCGCGCGGCAGCGATTCCGGCGGTTGCGGCGCCGCTGCCCGGCAGCCCCCGCCCGGACCCGGCCCAGGTGACCGGCCCACGGGCCTGGACGGCGGCGCCGCCCGCCACTGTGGTCAGTTTTATCGGCTGGGCCCTGACGGACCTGGGGCTGCCGGTGGGAGACGAGGCGCCCATTCGCACCTACCTGCCGGGGCTGTCCTTCAGTTATCAGACCTACAACAACTGTGGGCCCAGCGCGCTGTCCTCGGTGCTGGGCTTTTACCGGGTAAAGATCGGTCAGGACGTGATTCAGCGCACAGCTCGGCCTGGCGGCGGTTACATGCAGATCAGCGCCATCGCCCCGGAACTCTCCAAGTTTGGCCTGAATACCCTGACGGTGCGTCAGGCGCGGCTGTCACAGGTTAAGCGGCTGCTGGCGCTGGGCATTCCAGTCATCGTCTTGCAGTGGTTCGAGCGCACGGGACAGGTGCCGCACTTCCGGGTGGTGCGCGGTTACGACGACCAGGCCGGGCTGGTGTGGGTCAGTGACAGCATGGTGGGGCCGCTCGCCTACATGAGTTACCGCAGCTTCGACGTGCTGTGGAACACCCAGGGCCGTCAGATGTTCCCGGTGTACCCCAAGGGCTACGACGCCCTGGTGCGCCGTCTGGTGGGTCACAGCTAA
- a CDS encoding cobalamin-binding protein codes for MTLTAPARIVSLLPSATDLLFDLGLGGQVVGVSHSCDHPGAAGQPVLTRSIVDAGAPQAEIDRAVSEAVREGRALYQVDGPLLDTLQPDLVVTQGVCEVCAVTPGTIETAVRYLPGCLPAAQVLSLEGRSVAGILDDLRALAGVAGVPERGDALAAQARQDWNAVVPVNHAPRVLTLEWTDPPFYGGHWVPEQVERAGGVNVLGEAGTDSGRATWAQIEALDPDVVVVMCCGFDLPENLGFARTLLGRELRAVQTGQLWATDANALFSRPALGVVRGAAVLADLLRGQSTPGASMRVTA; via the coding sequence ATGACGCTCACTGCGCCTGCCCGCATTGTTAGCCTGCTGCCCAGCGCCACGGATTTGCTGTTTGACCTGGGGCTGGGCGGGCAGGTCGTGGGCGTCAGCCACTCCTGCGACCACCCCGGCGCGGCTGGCCAGCCGGTGCTGACCCGCTCGATCGTGGACGCCGGCGCCCCGCAGGCCGAGATTGACCGCGCCGTGAGCGAGGCGGTGCGCGAGGGCCGCGCCCTGTACCAGGTGGACGGCCCGCTGCTGGACACTCTGCAGCCCGACCTGGTGGTGACGCAGGGGGTTTGCGAGGTCTGCGCGGTTACCCCCGGCACCATTGAAACGGCGGTGCGCTACCTGCCGGGCTGCCTGCCCGCCGCCCAGGTGCTGAGCCTGGAAGGCCGCAGCGTGGCGGGCATTCTGGACGATCTGCGTGCCCTGGCGGGCGTCGCCGGCGTGCCGGAGCGCGGCGACGCGCTGGCCGCCCAGGCCCGTCAAGACTGGAACGCCGTGGTGCCCGTCAACCACGCGCCGCGTGTGCTGACGCTGGAATGGACAGACCCGCCCTTTTACGGCGGCCACTGGGTGCCTGAACAGGTGGAGCGCGCCGGCGGCGTGAATGTTCTGGGCGAGGCAGGCACCGACTCGGGCCGCGCCACCTGGGCGCAGATTGAGGCGCTGGACCCGGATGTCGTGGTGGTGATGTGCTGCGGCTTCGACCTGCCCGAGAATCTGGGCTTTGCCCGCACCCTGCTGGGACGCGAGCTACGCGCCGTCCAGACGGGGCAGCTGTGGGCCACCGACGCGAACGCCCTGTTCAGCCGTCCGGCCCTGGGCGTGGTGCGCGGCGCGGCGGTGCTGGCCGATCTGCTGCGCGGCCAGTCCACGCCGGGTGCCAGCATGCGGGTAACGGCCTGA